The Euphorbia lathyris chromosome 3, ddEupLath1.1, whole genome shotgun sequence genome contains a region encoding:
- the LOC136224293 gene encoding 26S proteasome non-ATPase regulatory subunit 4 homolog isoform X3: MVLEATMICIDNSEWMRNGDYSPSRFQAQADAVNLISGAKTQSNPENTVGILTMAGKGVRVLTTPTTDLGKILACMHDVEIGGEMNMTAAIQVAQLALKHRQNKNQQQRIIVFAGSPVKFDKKMLELLGKKLKKNSVALDIVNFGEEDDEKTDKLEALLAAANNNESSHIVHIPPGPNALSDVLISTPVFNGEAGGSGFAAAAAAAAAGGGGGDFEFGVDPNLDPELALALRVSMEEERARQEAAAKRAADEPSRAEKVEGASSNSQDVSMVHNTDDKAAEETGNNAAPMDEVNALLHQAIALSMQTPPSDSVVRDVDMSEATHEDQELAIALQLSMQEDAKDGSSQSDMSKVLEDQSFMSSVLASLPGVDPNDPSVKDLLASLQGQSEQSEEKKKEDKPPSDEK; the protein is encoded by the exons ATGGTTCTTGAG gCTACTATGATATGCATCGACAATTCTGAATGGATGCGAAATGGCGATTACTCTCCTTCTCGTTTCCAAGCTCAAGCTGACGCTGTTAATCTCATCTCCGGCGCCAAAACACAA TCCAATCCAGAGAATACAGTCGGGATACTGACCATGGCAGGCAAAGGAGTGCGTGTTTTGACCACTCCTACTACTGATCTTGGAAAAATTCTGGCTTGTATGCATG ATGTTGAAATTGGGGGTGAGATGAACATGACAGCTGCAATTCAAGTTGCTCAACTAGCTCTTAAACATCGTCAAAACAAAAATCAGCAGCAAAGAATAATTGTTTTTGCTGGAAG TCCTGTCAAATTTGACAAAAAGATGCTGGAGCTCCTTGGgaagaaactgaaaaagaacAGTGTAGCTCTCGATATTGTTAACTTtggggaagaagatgatgaaaagACAGATAAGTTGGAGGCGCTCCTTGCTGCTGCCAATAATAATGAAAGTAGCCACATAGTTCACATTCCTCCTGGTCCAAATGCTTTGTCGGACGTGCTTATCAG CACACCTGTATTCAATGGTGAAGCAGGAGGAAGTGGTTTTgctgcagcagcagcagctgcTGCAGCAGGTGGGGGTGGGGGTGACTTTGAGTTTGGTGTTGATCCTAACTTAGATCCTGAGCTGGCTCTTGCCCTCAGAGTTTCTATGGAAGAGGAGAGAGCAAGACAAGAAGCTGCTGCCAAGAGGGCTGCTGATGAACCATCTAGAGCAGAAAAGGTGGAGGGAGCATCATCCAATTCACAGGATGTGTCCATGGTCCACAATACTGACGATAAAGCTGCTGAAGAAACTGGGAATAATGCTGCTCCAATG GATGAAGTAAACGCATTGTTGCATCAGGCTATTGCACTGTCAATGCAAACTCCTCCATCGGATTCCGTGGTGCGTGACGTTGATATGTCGGAGGCAACTCATGAGGATCAGGAGTTAGCTATTG CTCTTCAATTGTCCATGCAAGAGGATGCTAAAGATGGATCAAGTCAATCAGATATGAGCAAAGTGCTAGAAGATCAGTCTTTCATGTCATCTGTACTTGCATCT CTTCCCGGTGTAGACCCTAATGATCCTTCTGTAAAAGATCTGCTTGCATCATTGCAAGGCCAATCTGAG CAGtctgaagaaaagaagaaagaagacaaGCCACCAAGTGATGAAAAGTGA
- the LOC136224293 gene encoding 26S proteasome non-ATPase regulatory subunit 4 homolog isoform X2: protein MVLEATMICIDNSEWMRNGDYSPSRFQAQADAVNLISGAKTQSNPENTVGILTMAGKGVRVLTTPTTDLGKILACMHGTLDVEIGGEMNMTAAIQVAQLALKHRQNKNQQQRIIVFAGSPVKFDKKMLELLGKKLKKNSVALDIVNFGEEDDEKTDKLEALLAAANNNESSHIVHIPPGPNALSDVLISTPVFNGEAGGSGFAAAAAAAAAGGGGGDFEFGVDPNLDPELALALRVSMEEERARQEAAAKRAADEPSRAEKVEGASSNSQDVSMVHNTDDKAAEETGNNAAPMDEVNALLHQAIALSMQTPPSDSVVRDVDMSEATHEDQELAIALQLSMQEDAKDGSSQSDMSKVLEDQSFMSSVLASLPGVDPNDPSVKDLLASLQGQSESEEKKKEDKPPSDEK from the exons ATGGTTCTTGAG gCTACTATGATATGCATCGACAATTCTGAATGGATGCGAAATGGCGATTACTCTCCTTCTCGTTTCCAAGCTCAAGCTGACGCTGTTAATCTCATCTCCGGCGCCAAAACACAA TCCAATCCAGAGAATACAGTCGGGATACTGACCATGGCAGGCAAAGGAGTGCGTGTTTTGACCACTCCTACTACTGATCTTGGAAAAATTCTGGCTTGTATGCATGGTACGCTTG ATGTTGAAATTGGGGGTGAGATGAACATGACAGCTGCAATTCAAGTTGCTCAACTAGCTCTTAAACATCGTCAAAACAAAAATCAGCAGCAAAGAATAATTGTTTTTGCTGGAAG TCCTGTCAAATTTGACAAAAAGATGCTGGAGCTCCTTGGgaagaaactgaaaaagaacAGTGTAGCTCTCGATATTGTTAACTTtggggaagaagatgatgaaaagACAGATAAGTTGGAGGCGCTCCTTGCTGCTGCCAATAATAATGAAAGTAGCCACATAGTTCACATTCCTCCTGGTCCAAATGCTTTGTCGGACGTGCTTATCAG CACACCTGTATTCAATGGTGAAGCAGGAGGAAGTGGTTTTgctgcagcagcagcagctgcTGCAGCAGGTGGGGGTGGGGGTGACTTTGAGTTTGGTGTTGATCCTAACTTAGATCCTGAGCTGGCTCTTGCCCTCAGAGTTTCTATGGAAGAGGAGAGAGCAAGACAAGAAGCTGCTGCCAAGAGGGCTGCTGATGAACCATCTAGAGCAGAAAAGGTGGAGGGAGCATCATCCAATTCACAGGATGTGTCCATGGTCCACAATACTGACGATAAAGCTGCTGAAGAAACTGGGAATAATGCTGCTCCAATG GATGAAGTAAACGCATTGTTGCATCAGGCTATTGCACTGTCAATGCAAACTCCTCCATCGGATTCCGTGGTGCGTGACGTTGATATGTCGGAGGCAACTCATGAGGATCAGGAGTTAGCTATTG CTCTTCAATTGTCCATGCAAGAGGATGCTAAAGATGGATCAAGTCAATCAGATATGAGCAAAGTGCTAGAAGATCAGTCTTTCATGTCATCTGTACTTGCATCT CTTCCCGGTGTAGACCCTAATGATCCTTCTGTAAAAGATCTGCTTGCATCATTGCAAGGCCAATCTGAG tctgaagaaaagaagaaagaagacaaGCCACCAAGTGATGAAAAGTGA
- the LOC136224293 gene encoding 26S proteasome non-ATPase regulatory subunit 4 homolog isoform X4: MVLEATMICIDNSEWMRNGDYSPSRFQAQADAVNLISGAKTQSNPENTVGILTMAGKGVRVLTTPTTDLGKILACMHDVEIGGEMNMTAAIQVAQLALKHRQNKNQQQRIIVFAGSPVKFDKKMLELLGKKLKKNSVALDIVNFGEEDDEKTDKLEALLAAANNNESSHIVHIPPGPNALSDVLISTPVFNGEAGGSGFAAAAAAAAAGGGGGDFEFGVDPNLDPELALALRVSMEEERARQEAAAKRAADEPSRAEKVEGASSNSQDVSMVHNTDDKAAEETGNNAAPMDEVNALLHQAIALSMQTPPSDSVVRDVDMSEATHEDQELAIALQLSMQEDAKDGSSQSDMSKVLEDQSFMSSVLASLPGVDPNDPSVKDLLASLQGQSESEEKKKEDKPPSDEK; this comes from the exons ATGGTTCTTGAG gCTACTATGATATGCATCGACAATTCTGAATGGATGCGAAATGGCGATTACTCTCCTTCTCGTTTCCAAGCTCAAGCTGACGCTGTTAATCTCATCTCCGGCGCCAAAACACAA TCCAATCCAGAGAATACAGTCGGGATACTGACCATGGCAGGCAAAGGAGTGCGTGTTTTGACCACTCCTACTACTGATCTTGGAAAAATTCTGGCTTGTATGCATG ATGTTGAAATTGGGGGTGAGATGAACATGACAGCTGCAATTCAAGTTGCTCAACTAGCTCTTAAACATCGTCAAAACAAAAATCAGCAGCAAAGAATAATTGTTTTTGCTGGAAG TCCTGTCAAATTTGACAAAAAGATGCTGGAGCTCCTTGGgaagaaactgaaaaagaacAGTGTAGCTCTCGATATTGTTAACTTtggggaagaagatgatgaaaagACAGATAAGTTGGAGGCGCTCCTTGCTGCTGCCAATAATAATGAAAGTAGCCACATAGTTCACATTCCTCCTGGTCCAAATGCTTTGTCGGACGTGCTTATCAG CACACCTGTATTCAATGGTGAAGCAGGAGGAAGTGGTTTTgctgcagcagcagcagctgcTGCAGCAGGTGGGGGTGGGGGTGACTTTGAGTTTGGTGTTGATCCTAACTTAGATCCTGAGCTGGCTCTTGCCCTCAGAGTTTCTATGGAAGAGGAGAGAGCAAGACAAGAAGCTGCTGCCAAGAGGGCTGCTGATGAACCATCTAGAGCAGAAAAGGTGGAGGGAGCATCATCCAATTCACAGGATGTGTCCATGGTCCACAATACTGACGATAAAGCTGCTGAAGAAACTGGGAATAATGCTGCTCCAATG GATGAAGTAAACGCATTGTTGCATCAGGCTATTGCACTGTCAATGCAAACTCCTCCATCGGATTCCGTGGTGCGTGACGTTGATATGTCGGAGGCAACTCATGAGGATCAGGAGTTAGCTATTG CTCTTCAATTGTCCATGCAAGAGGATGCTAAAGATGGATCAAGTCAATCAGATATGAGCAAAGTGCTAGAAGATCAGTCTTTCATGTCATCTGTACTTGCATCT CTTCCCGGTGTAGACCCTAATGATCCTTCTGTAAAAGATCTGCTTGCATCATTGCAAGGCCAATCTGAG tctgaagaaaagaagaaagaagacaaGCCACCAAGTGATGAAAAGTGA
- the LOC136224293 gene encoding 26S proteasome non-ATPase regulatory subunit 4 homolog isoform X1, with product MVLEATMICIDNSEWMRNGDYSPSRFQAQADAVNLISGAKTQSNPENTVGILTMAGKGVRVLTTPTTDLGKILACMHGTLDVEIGGEMNMTAAIQVAQLALKHRQNKNQQQRIIVFAGSPVKFDKKMLELLGKKLKKNSVALDIVNFGEEDDEKTDKLEALLAAANNNESSHIVHIPPGPNALSDVLISTPVFNGEAGGSGFAAAAAAAAAGGGGGDFEFGVDPNLDPELALALRVSMEEERARQEAAAKRAADEPSRAEKVEGASSNSQDVSMVHNTDDKAAEETGNNAAPMDEVNALLHQAIALSMQTPPSDSVVRDVDMSEATHEDQELAIALQLSMQEDAKDGSSQSDMSKVLEDQSFMSSVLASLPGVDPNDPSVKDLLASLQGQSEQSEEKKKEDKPPSDEK from the exons ATGGTTCTTGAG gCTACTATGATATGCATCGACAATTCTGAATGGATGCGAAATGGCGATTACTCTCCTTCTCGTTTCCAAGCTCAAGCTGACGCTGTTAATCTCATCTCCGGCGCCAAAACACAA TCCAATCCAGAGAATACAGTCGGGATACTGACCATGGCAGGCAAAGGAGTGCGTGTTTTGACCACTCCTACTACTGATCTTGGAAAAATTCTGGCTTGTATGCATGGTACGCTTG ATGTTGAAATTGGGGGTGAGATGAACATGACAGCTGCAATTCAAGTTGCTCAACTAGCTCTTAAACATCGTCAAAACAAAAATCAGCAGCAAAGAATAATTGTTTTTGCTGGAAG TCCTGTCAAATTTGACAAAAAGATGCTGGAGCTCCTTGGgaagaaactgaaaaagaacAGTGTAGCTCTCGATATTGTTAACTTtggggaagaagatgatgaaaagACAGATAAGTTGGAGGCGCTCCTTGCTGCTGCCAATAATAATGAAAGTAGCCACATAGTTCACATTCCTCCTGGTCCAAATGCTTTGTCGGACGTGCTTATCAG CACACCTGTATTCAATGGTGAAGCAGGAGGAAGTGGTTTTgctgcagcagcagcagctgcTGCAGCAGGTGGGGGTGGGGGTGACTTTGAGTTTGGTGTTGATCCTAACTTAGATCCTGAGCTGGCTCTTGCCCTCAGAGTTTCTATGGAAGAGGAGAGAGCAAGACAAGAAGCTGCTGCCAAGAGGGCTGCTGATGAACCATCTAGAGCAGAAAAGGTGGAGGGAGCATCATCCAATTCACAGGATGTGTCCATGGTCCACAATACTGACGATAAAGCTGCTGAAGAAACTGGGAATAATGCTGCTCCAATG GATGAAGTAAACGCATTGTTGCATCAGGCTATTGCACTGTCAATGCAAACTCCTCCATCGGATTCCGTGGTGCGTGACGTTGATATGTCGGAGGCAACTCATGAGGATCAGGAGTTAGCTATTG CTCTTCAATTGTCCATGCAAGAGGATGCTAAAGATGGATCAAGTCAATCAGATATGAGCAAAGTGCTAGAAGATCAGTCTTTCATGTCATCTGTACTTGCATCT CTTCCCGGTGTAGACCCTAATGATCCTTCTGTAAAAGATCTGCTTGCATCATTGCAAGGCCAATCTGAG CAGtctgaagaaaagaagaaagaagacaaGCCACCAAGTGATGAAAAGTGA